The following proteins are co-located in the Pomacea canaliculata isolate SZHN2017 linkage group LG10, ASM307304v1, whole genome shotgun sequence genome:
- the LOC112573837 gene encoding hydroxylysine kinase-like — protein MSDCETIRRPQATLEDVRKILLTQYSLTAIQVQELASYNCRNFHVKAVDGITPTSGKTHDLDTAAFHGEPETSATLEKLTNAGTAKETEEYILKILNNHLSSPEILEKVRQQMKCAKHLRSEGFQCPAVINTKHGDIFALCGVDGDEENNCHAILLKYIPGQQLGKNTSLVTPEVLVELGIFLAKLHESLKTSETKELEVCDEDLWALENMHLLKVYLPYVQNERKRVVLLDILDKFEAVRNSEKFGCQAKGIIHGDFHDYNIIIDEASNATRDLSETSRTVTLAFTQNLQSPSSSVQSFIKSVVEKYGIIDFEDMRNSYPALELCRLIADLMSDCPHIEMQSIGGHVIAGYLLINAEPVRQFSFFYETILASLAQYVVLSAYEYQAQEGENDYLLLGSSEAWHVIQQLKNVEAKSLYGIWNSILSSYGIKDPLKI, from the exons ATGTCTGACTGTGAAACTATCCGGAGACCACAAGCCACACTAGAAGATGtaagaaaaattcttttgacCCAGTATTCGTTAACTGCGATACAAGTACAGGAACTGGCATCCTACAATTGCAGAAACTTTCATGTAAAAGCAGTCGACGGCATCACACCTACGTCTGGAAAAACACACGACTTAGACACTGCAGCGTTCCACGGAGAGCCTGAAACTTCTGCAACTTTAGAGAAACTAACAAATGCAGGGACAGCCAAAGAGACCGAAGAATATATCTTAAAGATTTTGAACAATCATCTAAGCTCACCTGAGATTCTCGAGAAAGTACGACAACAAATGAAATGTGCGAAGCATCTGCGAAGCGAGGGGTTTCAATGCCCAGCTGTGATCAACACTAAGCATGGAGACATTTTTGCCCTGTGTGGCGTCGATGG agatgaaGAGAACAATTGTCATGCCATACTGTTGAAGTACATCCCAGGACAACAGCTGGGAAAAAATACCAGTCTTGTAACGCCAGAGGTTCTTGTTGAACTTGGAATTTTCCTGGCAAAACTCCATGAGTCTCTAAAG ACATCTGAGACCAAAGAACTAGAAGTTTGTGATGAGGATCTGTGGGCATTGGAAAATATGCATCTGCTGAAAGTCTATTTACCTTATGTACAG aatgaaagaaagagagtggtCCTGTTGGACATTTTGGATAAATTTGAGGCTGTCAGAAATTCTGAGAAATTCGGTTGTCAAGCCAAAG GCATCATTCATGGAGATTTCCATGACTACAATATAATTATTGATGAAGCTTCTAATGCCACCAGAGACTTATCAGAGACATCCAGGACTGTAACATTAGCATTCACACAAAATCTTCAATCACCAAGTTCATCAGTTCAATCATTTATTAAATCAGTTGTTGAAAAGTATGGTATCATTGACTTTGAAGACATGCGTAACTCTTACCCAGCCCTAGAGCTCTGTCGCTTGATTGCTGACCTGATGTCAGATTGCCCTCACATCGAGATGCAATCCATTGGAGGACATGTTATTGCTGGCTACTTGCTTATCAATGCAGAGCCAGTTAGACAGTTCTCCTTTTTCTATGAAACTATTTTAGCAAGCCTTGCCCAATATGTTGTTTTAAGTGCATATGAGTACCAAGCGCAGGAAGGGGAAAATGATTACCTTTTGCTGGGATCAAGTGAA